A single region of the Kineosporia corallincola genome encodes:
- a CDS encoding polysaccharide biosynthesis tyrosine autokinase has product MTLTQYLRVLRQHWLLVLILAILGVAAAAVYTGRQTPVYQAQTQVFVSAQESGSRTSLAELSESSAFSQQRVKSYASMATSSAVTGPVVKELRLPYTTDQLASKIEAGPQLDTVLINISVSDTDPEQAAAIAKAVTDNLETVVHNLERANAQGRSPVKLTVTRPPTVPTAPVSPRVPLNIALGLLLGLGLGVGAAVLRDQLNTTLRGTGDVEQLTGSVPLGVVPFDASAPKQPLVTADAFGGRAEAFRTLRTNLQFADVDHPPRVIAVTSALPDEGKTTTACNIALILAQSGARVVLVEGDLRKPAVGRYLGISNAAGLTNVLAGQHDLRDVLVGYERDLLAVLPSGPTPPNPSELLGSQQMRHLLDTLAEHYDVVVIDAPPLLPVTDAALIATAADGAILVIRHGRSRREEAERALKSLEAVSAKVLGTVLNFAPSKKGRNGYQGYGYGYGQAPATASPSDDGSWRDSSRRGRRGHKPEPARPAEAPSGTSITLPPGDLPLIPGGSLPLEPLSSPDAGSPKPSAQPPAAAGPWAPDMGYAPSPSDGWAPIADSPGQRVPGPEAAAHEGLPAFGGLSSTGPLPVVTAPDDGPALVSRAEGLEVTRTAGEVPEELRLQSLPRDRAMPDTTPRRGPAGYTSPDTAPSGLPLGSRTGGIPTQPSQEDGERPGASWEAWDRTSWFDTPLTGETRSAARAMGTGRDQDDWDNRQAGNTPGSTEPRYAGPGPGAAGAGGPGMGGPGMGGPGMGPGGLGSSAEPDNPAPSAGPDGPGPSAGPGYLVPGAEPGTPGVGPGTPGVGPGSPGAVAGGTSALTGGTGTGMPGPTFLGRASDRRAADQQVPDRQAFGRQAAGGQAPDRRHHDPQPLDRQAPGPQAHDRQAHDRQAPGPQAHDRQAHDRPAGFPGDAGRETEPPEPEEIPPLLVDLSAPDLDLLEDERELLIPPQSVMPHMPTGVPRHHRSKRSL; this is encoded by the coding sequence ATGACCCTGACCCAGTACCTGCGAGTGCTCCGGCAGCACTGGCTGCTCGTTCTGATCCTCGCGATTCTCGGCGTCGCCGCGGCCGCCGTGTACACCGGCCGGCAGACGCCGGTCTACCAGGCGCAGACCCAGGTCTTCGTCTCCGCGCAGGAGTCCGGCAGCCGCACGTCGCTGGCCGAGCTCTCCGAGAGCAGTGCGTTCAGCCAGCAGCGGGTGAAGTCGTACGCCAGCATGGCGACCAGCAGCGCCGTCACCGGCCCGGTGGTGAAGGAGCTGCGCCTGCCCTACACGACGGACCAGCTGGCCTCCAAGATCGAGGCCGGCCCGCAGCTCGACACCGTGCTGATCAACATCAGCGTGTCGGACACCGACCCGGAGCAGGCCGCGGCCATCGCGAAGGCCGTCACGGACAATCTCGAGACCGTGGTGCACAACCTGGAAAGGGCCAACGCGCAAGGCAGATCGCCGGTCAAGCTGACCGTGACCCGGCCCCCCACCGTGCCCACCGCACCGGTCTCGCCCCGGGTGCCACTGAACATCGCGCTCGGCCTGCTGCTCGGGCTGGGCCTCGGCGTCGGCGCGGCGGTGCTGCGCGACCAGCTCAACACCACGCTGCGCGGCACCGGCGACGTGGAGCAGCTGACCGGCTCGGTGCCGCTGGGCGTCGTGCCCTTCGACGCCTCCGCGCCGAAGCAGCCGCTGGTCACCGCCGACGCCTTCGGCGGCCGGGCCGAGGCCTTCCGCACGCTGCGCACCAACCTCCAGTTCGCGGACGTCGACCACCCGCCGCGCGTCATCGCCGTCACCTCGGCGCTGCCGGACGAGGGCAAGACGACGACCGCGTGCAACATCGCCCTGATCCTCGCCCAGAGCGGAGCCCGGGTGGTGCTCGTGGAGGGCGACCTGCGCAAGCCGGCCGTTGGCCGCTACCTGGGCATCAGCAACGCGGCCGGGCTGACCAACGTGCTGGCCGGCCAGCACGATCTGCGGGACGTGCTGGTGGGTTACGAACGCGACCTGCTGGCCGTGCTGCCGTCCGGGCCGACCCCGCCGAACCCGTCGGAACTGCTCGGCTCGCAGCAGATGCGTCACCTGCTCGACACCCTGGCCGAGCACTACGACGTGGTGGTCATCGACGCCCCGCCGCTGCTGCCGGTGACCGACGCCGCGCTGATCGCCACCGCCGCGGACGGCGCCATCCTGGTGATCCGGCACGGGCGCAGCCGCCGCGAGGAGGCCGAGCGGGCGCTCAAGTCGCTGGAGGCCGTCAGCGCCAAGGTGCTCGGCACGGTGCTGAACTTCGCCCCGAGCAAGAAGGGGCGCAACGGTTATCAGGGCTACGGGTACGGCTACGGGCAGGCCCCGGCCACCGCCTCGCCGTCCGACGACGGTTCCTGGCGCGACTCCTCGCGCCGCGGGCGCCGCGGCCACAAGCCGGAGCCGGCCCGCCCGGCCGAGGCACCGTCGGGCACCAGCATCACGCTGCCGCCCGGCGACCTCCCCCTCATCCCCGGCGGATCCCTTCCGCTGGAACCGCTTTCGTCACCCGACGCGGGCTCTCCGAAGCCGAGCGCACAGCCACCGGCCGCCGCCGGCCCGTGGGCCCCGGACATGGGTTACGCTCCGAGCCCGTCGGACGGCTGGGCGCCGATCGCCGATTCTCCCGGCCAGCGGGTGCCCGGCCCGGAAGCCGCCGCCCACGAAGGACTCCCGGCGTTCGGCGGGTTGTCGTCGACCGGCCCCCTGCCCGTCGTCACGGCGCCGGACGACGGACCCGCACTGGTCTCGCGGGCCGAGGGCCTCGAGGTCACCCGCACCGCCGGCGAGGTGCCGGAAGAGCTTCGGCTACAGTCACTTCCGCGAGACCGGGCGATGCCGGACACGACGCCTCGCCGCGGCCCGGCCGGCTACACCTCCCCCGACACCGCACCCTCCGGCCTTCCGCTCGGGAGCCGGACGGGCGGGATCCCCACGCAGCCCTCCCAGGAAGACGGCGAACGGCCGGGCGCCTCGTGGGAGGCGTGGGACCGGACGTCCTGGTTCGACACCCCCCTGACCGGCGAAACCCGTTCTGCGGCAAGGGCCATGGGAACCGGGCGGGATCAGGACGACTGGGACAACCGACAGGCCGGGAACACCCCCGGCAGTACCGAGCCCCGCTACGCGGGCCCGGGACCAGGCGCGGCGGGTGCGGGTGGCCCAGGCATGGGTGGGCCGGGCATGGGTGGGCCGGGCATGGGACCAGGTGGCCTGGGTTCGAGTGCGGAGCCAGACAACCCGGCCCCGAGTGCGGGGCCAGACGGCCCGGGCCCGAGTGCGGGGCCGGGATACCTGGTTCCGGGTGCGGAGCCAGGTACCCCGGGTGTGGGACCAGGCACCCCGGGGGTGGGACCAGGCAGCCCGGGTGCGGTAGCAGGCGGTACGAGTGCGCTAACAGGCGGTACGGGTACCGGCATGCCGGGCCCGACCTTCCTCGGGCGTGCCTCTGACCGGCGGGCTGCCGACCAGCAGGTTCCCGACCGGCAGGCATTCGGCCGGCAAGCCGCCGGCGGCCAGGCTCCTGACCGTCGGCATCACGACCCGCAGCCTCTTGACCGGCAGGCTCCCGGCCCGCAGGCTCACGACCGACAGGCTCACGACCGGCAGGCTCCCGGCCCGCAGGCTCACGACCGACAGGCTCACGACCGACCGGCCGGATTCCCGGGTGACGCCGGGCGGGAGACGGAACCGCCCGAGCCGGAGGAGATTCCCCCGCTGCTGGTCGACCTCTCCGCTCCCGATCTGGACCTGCTGGAAGACGAGCGGGAGCTGCTGATCCCCCCGCAGTCGGTGATGCCGCACATGCCCACCGGCGTGCCCCGGCACCACCGGTCCAAGCGCTCACTCTGA
- a CDS encoding YkvA family protein, whose protein sequence is MGDNTALIVVIGFVAVLLLIAVGLLVGGLWVIYRYRVPLRGIAAMAGSFVYLISPVDAAPEAVLGPLGMVDDAGILTIVGFYVYHLIRARRLNMPMSKAAGIAFRDTARDGLAHRRNHPNR, encoded by the coding sequence ATGGGCGACAACACCGCTCTGATCGTCGTCATCGGTTTCGTCGCGGTCCTGCTGCTGATCGCGGTGGGCCTGCTGGTCGGTGGCCTGTGGGTGATCTACCGCTACCGGGTTCCGCTGCGCGGCATCGCCGCGATGGCGGGTTCGTTCGTCTACCTGATCAGCCCGGTCGACGCGGCACCCGAAGCGGTGCTCGGCCCACTCGGAATGGTGGACGACGCCGGCATTCTCACGATCGTCGGCTTCTACGTGTACCACCTGATCCGCGCGCGGCGGCTGAACATGCCGATGAGCAAGGCGGCGGGCATCGCCTTCCGTGACACCGCCCGGGACGGTCTGGCCCACCGCCGCAACCACCCGAACCGCTGA
- a CDS encoding HNH endonuclease family protein: MNLGRAGAALLALTLSFGLAGCEVTNDIGGAGVSDDSGTKSDYDGQLATKVLDTLSVKGRSATTGYDRDEFGTAWKDVDNNGCDTRNDILKRDLTGEKFRSGTKDCVVVSGTLDDPYTGDTIEFTKEKASEVQIDHLVALQNAWVTGAAQWTEEKRTELANDPLNLMAADGPTNGAKGAGDAATWLPPNKSFRCEYVARQVAVKAKYGNWVTSGEKKAISGVLEDCPDQRVPTSKAVDVTKGGSSGDTAGDEATEDSGSDSDSKSSDNGDDVETPGAFCSPEGAKAKDSDGDALTCNVKGDDDRARWRSAD, encoded by the coding sequence GTGAATCTTGGTCGTGCTGGTGCAGCCCTCCTCGCCCTGACGCTCTCCTTCGGCCTGGCCGGGTGTGAGGTCACGAACGACATCGGTGGCGCCGGTGTCTCGGACGACTCCGGCACGAAGAGCGACTATGACGGTCAGCTTGCTACGAAGGTGCTGGACACGCTGTCGGTGAAGGGGCGCTCGGCGACCACCGGCTACGACCGGGACGAGTTCGGCACGGCCTGGAAGGACGTCGACAACAACGGCTGCGACACCCGCAACGACATCCTCAAGCGCGACCTGACCGGGGAGAAGTTCCGCTCCGGCACCAAGGACTGCGTGGTGGTCAGCGGCACCCTCGACGACCCGTACACCGGCGACACGATCGAGTTCACCAAGGAGAAGGCGTCCGAGGTCCAGATCGACCACCTGGTGGCGCTCCAGAACGCCTGGGTCACCGGCGCCGCCCAGTGGACCGAGGAGAAGCGCACCGAGCTGGCCAACGACCCGCTGAACCTGATGGCGGCCGACGGCCCGACCAACGGAGCCAAGGGGGCCGGCGACGCGGCCACCTGGCTGCCGCCGAACAAGTCGTTCCGCTGTGAGTACGTGGCCCGGCAGGTCGCGGTGAAGGCAAAGTACGGCAACTGGGTCACCTCCGGCGAGAAGAAGGCAATCAGCGGTGTGCTGGAGGACTGCCCGGACCAGCGCGTCCCGACCTCCAAGGCCGTCGACGTGACCAAGGGCGGCTCCTCGGGTGACACGGCCGGTGATGAGGCCACCGAGGACTCCGGTTCGGACTCTGACAGCAAGAGCAGTGACAATGGGGACGACGTCGAGACACCGGGTGCCTTCTGCTCCCCCGAGGGGGCGAAAGCCAAGGACTCCGACGGCGACGCTCTGACCTGCAACGTCAAGGGTGATGACGACCGGGCCCGCTGGCGGTCCGCCGACTGA
- a CDS encoding siderophore-interacting protein has product MASRMAEGVRNRVGGRGEGRGGATLPITVARTERLSPTMVRVVFTGDALANFTMNEFSDAYVKLIYPRAGVEYPEPFDMRVIRNQMAPEDQPQNRTYTVRRWDAENRELAIDFVVHGDEGLAGPWARDARPGDQIWLAGPGGGYLPDADVDWHLLAGDESALPAIAASLERLADDATGHVFIEIHDAASELALTAPAGVSVTWLLNTEDAPGAALVAAVTGLEFPEGAVHAFVHGEAAAVRDLRRFLKRERGVKQTHLSVSGYWRIGANDEEWRAVKGDWNRKIEESEG; this is encoded by the coding sequence ATGGCTTCCCGCATGGCCGAAGGCGTCCGTAATCGCGTCGGTGGGCGTGGCGAGGGACGTGGCGGCGCGACCCTGCCGATCACGGTCGCCCGTACCGAACGGCTCAGCCCGACCATGGTGCGTGTCGTCTTCACCGGGGACGCGCTCGCGAACTTCACGATGAACGAGTTCAGCGACGCCTACGTGAAACTGATCTACCCGCGGGCCGGGGTGGAGTACCCCGAGCCCTTCGACATGCGGGTGATCCGCAACCAGATGGCGCCCGAGGACCAGCCGCAGAACCGCACCTACACGGTGCGCCGCTGGGACGCCGAGAACCGTGAGCTGGCGATTGATTTCGTGGTGCACGGTGACGAGGGTCTGGCCGGTCCGTGGGCCCGCGACGCCCGGCCCGGCGACCAGATCTGGCTGGCCGGCCCCGGCGGCGGCTACCTGCCCGACGCCGATGTGGACTGGCACCTGCTGGCCGGCGACGAGAGCGCCCTGCCCGCCATCGCCGCCTCGCTGGAGCGGCTCGCCGACGACGCGACCGGTCACGTGTTCATCGAGATCCACGACGCCGCATCGGAACTCGCGCTGACCGCCCCGGCCGGCGTGAGCGTCACCTGGCTGCTCAACACCGAGGACGCCCCGGGCGCGGCTCTGGTCGCGGCGGTCACCGGTCTGGAGTTCCCCGAAGGCGCTGTGCACGCCTTTGTGCACGGCGAGGCCGCCGCGGTGCGTGACCTGCGCCGTTTTCTCAAGCGTGAGCGCGGCGTGAAGCAGACGCACCTGTCGGTCTCCGGCTACTGGCGGATCGGCGCCAACGACGAGGAGTGGCGCGCGGTGAAGGGCGACTGGAACCGCAAGATCGAGGAGTCCGAGGGCTGA
- a CDS encoding alpha-amylase family protein yields the protein MRITDTADMWWKTAVVYCLDVETFLDWNDDGTGDFAGLAQRVDYLAELGVTCLWLMPFYPTPDRDDGYDITDFYGVDPRLGTHGDLVEAIRTAKDRGMRVIVDLVVNHTSDQHPWFEASRSSRESKYRDWYVWVDEPPAGKQPEPVFPDQEKSVWTLDERTGQYYLHHFYKHQPDLNVTNPQVRDEIARIVGFWLALGVSGFRVDAVPFFIDTIGESPTALPDPHEVVRHLRAFLNRRTGDAILLGEVNVPYDQQLEFFGGDEGDELTLQFDFITMQNMYLALARQDAAPLAKALRERPEIPPECQWGTFVRNHDELTLDKLSDDERQEVFDAFGPQERMQVFGRGLIRRLPPMLDGDADRIRMVYSLLFTLPGTPVLFYGEEIGMGENLELGDRKAVRTPMQWTAEPSAGFSRAAADQLAAPLVSGDFGPQAVNVEAQRSDPESFLNFVRLLIARYRNSPELGWGRFEVLAQPHGAVFAHRLIWEDAVLVAVHNLSPEPVKVPLELGEQVAGNELLDLLDSQNTRVDDEGRTEIELGRYGYRWLRVATKGSRRLR from the coding sequence ATGCGGATCACAGACACGGCGGACATGTGGTGGAAAACAGCGGTGGTCTATTGTCTCGATGTCGAGACATTTCTGGACTGGAACGACGACGGCACGGGTGACTTCGCGGGCCTCGCCCAGCGGGTGGACTACCTGGCCGAGCTGGGTGTGACCTGCCTGTGGCTGATGCCCTTCTATCCCACGCCGGACCGCGACGACGGCTACGACATCACCGATTTCTACGGCGTCGACCCGCGGCTGGGCACGCACGGCGACCTGGTCGAGGCGATCCGCACGGCCAAGGACCGGGGTATGCGGGTGATCGTCGACCTGGTGGTGAATCACACGTCCGACCAGCACCCCTGGTTCGAGGCGTCGCGCAGCTCCAGGGAGAGCAAGTACCGGGACTGGTACGTGTGGGTCGACGAGCCGCCGGCCGGGAAGCAGCCCGAGCCGGTGTTCCCCGACCAGGAGAAGAGCGTCTGGACGCTGGACGAGAGGACCGGGCAGTACTACCTGCACCACTTCTACAAGCACCAGCCCGACCTGAACGTGACCAACCCGCAGGTGCGCGACGAGATCGCCCGCATCGTCGGGTTCTGGCTGGCCCTGGGGGTGTCCGGGTTCCGGGTGGACGCCGTGCCGTTCTTCATCGACACGATCGGCGAGTCCCCCACCGCGCTGCCCGATCCGCACGAGGTGGTGCGGCACCTTCGGGCCTTCCTCAACCGCCGCACCGGTGACGCGATCCTGCTCGGCGAGGTCAACGTCCCGTACGACCAGCAGCTGGAGTTCTTCGGCGGCGACGAGGGCGACGAACTCACCCTCCAGTTCGACTTCATCACCATGCAGAACATGTACCTGGCCCTGGCCCGGCAGGACGCCGCACCACTGGCCAAGGCCCTGCGGGAGCGGCCGGAGATCCCCCCGGAGTGCCAGTGGGGGACGTTCGTGCGCAACCACGACGAGCTCACCCTCGACAAGCTGAGCGACGACGAGCGGCAGGAGGTGTTCGACGCCTTCGGCCCGCAGGAGCGCATGCAGGTGTTCGGGCGTGGGCTGATCCGCCGGCTGCCGCCCATGCTCGACGGCGACGCCGACCGCATCCGCATGGTCTACAGCCTGCTCTTCACGCTGCCCGGCACCCCGGTGCTGTTCTACGGCGAGGAGATCGGGATGGGCGAGAACCTGGAGCTCGGCGACCGTAAGGCGGTGCGCACGCCGATGCAGTGGACCGCGGAACCGTCGGCCGGCTTCTCCCGGGCCGCAGCCGACCAGCTGGCCGCGCCCCTGGTGTCCGGCGATTTCGGCCCCCAGGCCGTGAACGTGGAGGCGCAGCGGTCCGACCCGGAGTCGTTCCTGAACTTCGTGCGCCTGCTGATCGCGCGCTACCGCAACAGCCCGGAGCTGGGCTGGGGCCGCTTCGAGGTTCTCGCCCAGCCCCACGGTGCGGTCTTCGCGCACAGGCTGATCTGGGAGGACGCCGTTCTTGTCGCCGTCCACAATTTGAGCCCCGAACCCGTGAAGGTGCCCCTGGAGCTGGGCGAGCAGGTCGCCGGCAACGAGCTGCTGGACCTGCTCGACTCGCAGAACACCCGGGTGGACGACGAGGGGCGGACCGAGATCGAGCTCGGGCGCTACGGGTACCGCTGGCTGCGCGTGGCCACCAAGGGCTCCCGCCGCCTGCGCTGA
- a CDS encoding GH1 family beta-glucosidase: MDTTLTQATAGPAGGLTLPAGFRWGVATAAYQIEGAAAEDGRTPSIWDTYSHTPGRVDGGHTGDVACDHYHRMPGDVALIKSLGLDTYRFSVSWPRVQPGGSGAVNARGLDFYSRLVDELLANEIDPWITLYHWDLPQELEDAGGWPHRDTAHRFADYAELVFDRLGDRVDNWTTLNEPWCTAMLGYAYGRQAPGHQDFPAGIRAVHHLLLGHGLATQRLRASATAAGREVRLGITLNLGTAHPATDTPQDRDAARRADGLNSRLYLDPLLRGSYPVDVVEDLDRRGAGLPVQEGDLEVIRTPIDVLGVNYYTGWLLSHVGENGSTVGADGAPVTREVGRGRPVTAMGWEIVPECFTELLVRLSRDYPGVPLVITENGAAFPDEPAADGSVPDPERTAYLEAHIRAVSDAVEQGADVRGYFVWSLLDNFEWSYGYDKRFGIIRVDYDTQERTPKDSAHWLRDLVSTWRQANGG, from the coding sequence ATGGACACCACGCTGACCCAGGCCACCGCCGGACCGGCAGGCGGCCTGACCCTGCCCGCCGGGTTCCGCTGGGGCGTCGCCACGGCGGCCTACCAGATCGAGGGCGCGGCGGCGGAGGACGGCCGGACGCCGTCCATCTGGGACACCTACTCGCACACGCCGGGGCGGGTGGACGGGGGTCACACCGGTGACGTCGCGTGCGACCACTACCACCGCATGCCCGGTGACGTCGCTCTGATCAAGAGCCTGGGGCTGGACACCTACCGGTTCTCGGTGTCCTGGCCGCGGGTGCAGCCGGGCGGCAGCGGGGCGGTGAACGCCCGCGGTCTGGACTTCTACTCCCGGCTGGTCGACGAGCTGCTGGCGAACGAGATCGACCCCTGGATCACGCTGTACCACTGGGACCTGCCGCAAGAACTGGAAGACGCCGGTGGCTGGCCGCACCGGGACACCGCTCACCGGTTCGCCGACTACGCGGAGCTGGTGTTCGACCGGCTGGGCGACCGGGTGGACAACTGGACCACGCTGAACGAGCCCTGGTGCACGGCCATGCTCGGCTACGCCTACGGCCGGCAGGCTCCCGGCCACCAGGACTTCCCGGCCGGCATCCGTGCCGTGCACCACCTGCTGCTCGGCCACGGCCTGGCCACGCAGCGCCTGCGCGCGTCCGCGACCGCGGCGGGCCGGGAGGTGCGTCTGGGCATCACGCTGAACCTCGGCACGGCGCACCCGGCCACCGACACCCCGCAGGACCGCGATGCCGCCCGCCGGGCCGACGGCCTGAACAGCCGGCTCTACCTCGACCCGCTGCTGCGCGGGTCGTATCCGGTGGACGTCGTGGAAGACCTGGACCGGCGCGGCGCCGGGCTCCCGGTCCAGGAGGGCGACCTGGAGGTGATCCGCACCCCGATCGACGTGCTCGGGGTGAACTACTACACCGGCTGGCTGCTGTCGCACGTGGGCGAGAACGGTTCGACCGTGGGCGCCGACGGCGCTCCGGTCACCCGCGAGGTCGGCCGGGGCCGCCCGGTGACGGCGATGGGCTGGGAGATCGTGCCGGAGTGCTTCACCGAGCTGCTGGTGCGCCTGTCCCGGGACTACCCGGGTGTGCCGCTGGTGATCACCGAGAACGGCGCGGCCTTCCCGGACGAGCCGGCCGCGGACGGCTCGGTGCCCGACCCGGAGCGCACCGCCTACCTGGAGGCGCACATCCGAGCGGTGTCCGACGCCGTGGAGCAGGGGGCGGACGTGCGCGGCTACTTCGTCTGGTCGCTGCTCGACAACTTCGAGTGGTCGTACGGGTACGACAAGCGCTTCGGCATCATCCGGGTCGACTACGACACCCAGGAGCGCACGCCGAAAGACAGCGCCCACTGGCTGCGTGACCTGGTGAGCACCTGGCGGCAGGCGAACGGCGGGTAG
- a CDS encoding DUF1153 domain-containing protein, whose translation MPERVRNPANGSLMEVAAQPPPRTKRWIPDREASMITNLRHQLAERRIVRQRSRRLAEELASYSTPAERQELDAILGRHTDAEIAELESVLNRQATDRALHL comes from the coding sequence ATGCCGGAACGGGTCAGGAATCCCGCGAACGGGTCGTTAATGGAGGTGGCGGCGCAACCGCCGCCCCGCACGAAGCGGTGGATTCCCGATCGAGAGGCATCGATGATCACGAACCTTCGCCACCAGCTCGCCGAGCGTCGAATCGTCCGGCAGCGTTCCCGCCGGCTGGCCGAAGAACTGGCCAGCTACAGCACCCCGGCCGAGCGGCAGGAGCTCGATGCGATCCTGGGCCGTCACACCGACGCCGAGATCGCCGAGCTGGAGTCCGTGCTCAACCGTCAGGCGACCGACCGGGCCCTGCACCTGTAA